The stretch of DNA GCCGCGTCGGTGGTGGGACGCACGGGAATCCAGCGGGCCTCCAGCATGGCGGCCGTGGGATTGTAGTCAGGGCCGATGAACACGAACGGAATGCCGGCCTCGTGAGCGCGCATGAGGTGCAGCGCCGGGCTGCCCGCCGCCGCGTGCACGGGGTTGTTGCCATGCAGCACGATGAGGTCGCTTTGCAGCATGCTCAGGCGGTCGTTCGTGCCCATGGTGCCCGGCTCGCCGGCCGTGTTGTCGATGCCGATGGCGTCAGGCTCGCTCGTCCAAGAGCCATAGGAGGTAAAGCCCAGGTTCCAGGTATAGCCGCCGAGCGCCGGCAGCAAGGTCTGTGCCACGGCGCAGTTGTAAAACGGAATGCCGGCATAGTTGATGGCCATGGGACCATATTCGTCCACAATGCGCTTGATTTCCGTGGCGCACAGGTCGAACGCCTCGTCCCAGCTGATGCGCTCCCACTCGTCCTTGCCGCGCAGCTCGCCGTGGGCGTTCTCACCGCCGCCAGGCTGCCAGTTCTTGCGCTTCATGGGATATTTGATGCGGTCGGCGCCGAACGCGTGCATGCGCTGGGCTCGGCCTCGCGGACAGGCGCGATTTTGGAAGTTGTCGAAGCTGTCCTCTTCGATGTCGTCGGTCTTGATGCGCATCGGCATGCCGTCGACGACGTAGGCCTTCAGCAGGCAGCGCCCGCCGCAGCTGGTCCAGCAGCTGACCGGCACCCATTCGCCCGCCTGGGCGTCGTCGAATTCCGCATCGATGCGCCAGTTGGTGCTGCCGGCGCCTTCCGCTTCGGCGCTCGCAGCGGTTTCCGACGCCGTGTCGGACGCAGTCACCGAGCTTTCAGGCGCGCAGCCGGCCGTCATCGCGGCGGCGGCCAACGCGCTGGCGCCTACGAACGAGCGTCTTGAAATCGACTTCATGGCGTTTCCCCCTTACGTTCAAACCCTCAGCGACCAAGTCGCTTTTCCTGGGCTGATAGTATGTCCTGAACAGGAGAAACGCCAATACGCGTATCGTCTGAATGAATATGCGGAATCCGTATGGGACCGTTGGCACGACACGTTCGACAACGCTTTTCCGCACGCGCCCTCGGCAGTCGGAAGCGCTTGGCAGGCACCGTTGCGCAAGCCGTGGAGACAGCCGTCGCTTCCGCCACGGCCTTTTCAGCCACGCGCCGCCAGCCGCCACGGCCCTTTCGGCCCGACACAGCCGGCGGCCCCGCCAAGCCGGCTTTCTTACAAATCCGCGATCGATACCACGTCTGACCTGGTGGTACAGAGGAACGTGGGGTTCTCGCGCGCAAGGACGCTGCGAGGGAACATGCCCCACAGGGCCGCCGCGGTGGGGCATCCGGCGCCGTTGCCGGCCTGTATGTCGAAGGGGCTGTCGCCCACGTACAGACAGCTTTCGGGGCCGACGCCCAGCTGCCGGCAGCCGTGCAGCACCGGCCCCGGCGCCGGCTTGTGCTCGGGAAAGTCGTCAGACCCGATCAGCACGCTGAAGAACCCGTCCAGCCCGAACAGCTCCAATCCGTGGGACGCCAGCCAATGCCGCTTCGACGTCACCACGCCCAGGCGCATCCCCGCCCCGCGCAGCGCTTCGAGCATTTCGCGCGTGCCGGGAAACGCCTGCACCAGCTCGTCATGCACGCGGTGGTTGTACGCGCGATACACGTCGAGCAGCTCTTTTTGCTTCTCCACGTCGTCGGTGAAGTCGACCATCTGAGCTTCCAGCGGCTGGCCCACCTTGCGCATCAGCACGTCGTCGGGCAGCGCCGCCCCGAGCACTTCGCGCGTCGCGTGGCGCATGCTCACCAGGATGGCTTCGTGGGTGTCGAGCAGCGTGCCGTCCAAATCGAACAGCACGCCGCGCAAAGACAGAGCGGGGGTTTTCATCGGCATGTCCTTTTCCGGCTAGCCCTCGACCATGCCGCGCAACGAGGCGATGACCTTGGGGATGTCTGCGCCGTTGCGCTTCGAGAACGAGACCATTTCCTCCAGCGTGGTCAGGCTGACGTCCCGGCGCTCGCCGGTCGAACGCCGCTTGACCTCGACGTTTCCTTCCGCCAGACCGCGCTTGCCCACAACGACCTGGATCGGCCAGCCGATGAGGTCGGCGTCGGCGAACTTCACGCCCGGGCGCTCCTTGCGGTCGTCGATGACCACTTCCACGCCCAGCTCGGCGAGGTCCCGCGCCAGCTTCTCGGCCACCGGCTGCACGTCTTCGTCACCCACCGTCAGCGGAACGATGCACACGTGCGCCGGCGCAACGGACGCGGGCCAGGAAATGCCGTGCTCGTCGTTGTGCTGCTCGACGATGGCGGCCATGGTGCGCGAAATACCCACGCCGTAGCAGCCCATGATGTAGGGCTGCTCGCTGCCGTCTTCGGCCATGTAGGTGGCGTTCATCGCGCGGGAGTACTTGTCTCCCAGCTGGAACACCTGCGACACTTCGATGCCGCGGGCGCTTTCGAGCGGCAGGCCGCATTCAGGGCAGCTGTCGCCGGGCTTCACCGTGGAAAGGTCGGCCCACTCGTCCACCGTGAAGTCGACGCCGGGCTGGGCGCCTACCAGGTGGAAGCCGTCCTCGTTCGCGCCGACGACCCACTTGGGCACCGCCTGCAAGCTGCGGTCGGCGATGACATAGGCGCCTTCGGGCAGGCCCACCGGGCCCATGGAGCCCTTGTGCAGGCCGTACGCTTCCATGTCCTCGTCCGTGAGCAGGGAAAAGCCGCCGGCAACGCGGGCGGCCTTCAGCTCGTTGACCTCGTGGTCGCCGGGGACGAACAGCACGACGAGCTTGCCTTCGTCGTTTTTGCCCGACAGCGCCTTGACCGTCGACGTTTCGGGGATTCCCAAGAATTCGGCCAGCTCGGCGATGGTGTGCACGCCGGGCGTGGCGATCTTTTCCATGGCCGGCACGTCGTAGACCGTCGGGAACGCGATGCATTCGCCGGCTTCGGTGTTGGCCGCATAACCGCAGCTGCAGTAGACCAGCTCGGCCTCGCCCGCATCGGCGAGCGCCATGAATTCGCAGGTCACCGAGCCGCCGATCTGCCCGCCGTCGGCCTGGACCGGGCGGTAGTCAAGGCCGGTGCGGTCGCAGATGCGCCCGTAGGCTTCCATCATGTCGTCGTAGGTCTGCTGCAGCGATTCCTGCGAGGTGTGGTAGCTGTACGCGTCCTTCATGATGAACTCGCGGCTGCGCAAAAGCCCGAAGCGCGGGCGGATCTCGTCGCGGAACTTGACCTGAATTTGGTACAGCGTGAGCGGCAGCTGCTTGTAGGAGCGCAGCTCGTTGCGCACCAGCGCCACGATGAGCTCTTCGTGGGTGGGGCCGAGGCACACGTCGTGGTCGTGACGGTCGCACAGGCGCATGAGCTCCGGGCCGTAGTCGTTCCAGCGGCCGCTTTCGTGCCAGAGCTCCGCCGGCTGCAGCACCGGCATGAGGATTTCCTGGCTGCCGATGGCGTCCATTTCCTCGCGCACGATGTTCTCGATCTTCTTGATCACCTTGTAGCCGAGCGGCAAGAACGTGTAGATGCCCGACGCCGTCTTGCGGATGAAGCCGGCGCGCAGCAGCAGCTGGTGGCTCGCGATTTCCGCATCGGTGGGCGTTTCTTTCAGCGTGGGGGCGTACAGCTCGCTCATGCGAAGGATGTCAGTGCTCATAAGGTTCCTATCTCTTCCATCAATGCGTCCACAATGGCCTCTTCAGACACCTTGCGAACGGTTTTTCCCTGAGAAAACACAATGCCAGACCCGTTTCCGCAGGCCACGCCGATGTCGGCGTCGCGCGCCTCGCCCGGGCCGTTCACGACGCAGCCCATGACCGCCACTTTGAGCGGCTTGTTCAGCGTGCTGATGCGCTCCTCGACCTGGCGCGCAAGTTCGATGAGGTTAACTTGGCAGCGGCCACACGTGGGGCAGCTGATGAGCTCGGGGTTGCGGCGGCGCAGGTCAAGCGCGGAAAGCAGCGTCCAGCACGCGCGGATTTCTTGGACGGGGTCGTCGGTCAGCGAGATGCGCAGCGTGTCGCCGATGCCTTCCTCCAGCAGAATGCCCAGGCCAGCGGCCGATTTGATGACGCCCTGGAACGCGGTGCCGGCCTCGGTGACGCCAATGTGCAGCGGCACGTGCGGCAGCTGGGCCGCCAGCAGGCGGTACGTGCGCACCGTGGTCATGACGTCGTGAGCCTTCGCGCTGACCACCAGATCGGCAAAGCCCTGGCCTTCGCAGAAGCGCACGTAGTCGACGGCCGACTGCGCAAGCTTTTCGGGAAGCGTCAGGTCGTCGCGGGCGGCCAGGCCGGCGTCGAGCGAGCCGGCGTTCACCCCGATGCGGATGGGAATGCCCGCCTGCCGCGCCGCTTCCAGCACGGGGACGGCAGCGTCCAGCCCGCCGATGTTGCCGGGGTTGATGCGCAGCTTGGCCGCGCCGCGCCGGGCGGCCTCGATGGCGATGAGCGGGTCGAAGTGGATGTCGGCGACGACCGGCAGCGGCGAAGCGGCGCACACGGCCTCGAACGCGTCCAGGCAGTCGCGCCGTGGAATGGCCATGCGCACGATTTCGCAGCCGGCCTCAGCCAAACGGTCGATCTGCGCGAGGTTTTCGGCCACGTCGTCGGCCGGCGCGTTGAGCATCGACTGCACAGCCACGGGAGCCCCGCCGCCGACGGTCACGCCGCCGACGCGCACGGGACGCGTGCGCTCGCTCGGGCGCCCCGGACGCGCAGAGGCTTCCCGAGGTTGCGCCGGGGCGGGCGCCTTGGCGCTTTTCACAGACGAGGCGGCGCCAGATGAGCACGCACGTTCGGGCGCTTCGGCGCCTTCCGCGCATCGTTCCTGGTCAGACGCTGTTTCGGTTTCCTCGGTCACATCCCCTCGCTTTTCTCGGCCGGCATTGACACGTTGGTCGCCTATTGTACCGCCGACCTCGCCTTGCCGCCCGCGCCCCACACCGATTCCGCAAAGTGACGCGAGCAGAGGCGCAACCGTTTTTCGTTCTTGCGCACCGATTCCGCGGGCGATGGACATTCCGTGGTAAACTGCATCAGAACTCCAATAAACGCACAAACGACCGGAGCCCCCTATGACTTCTTCCGCCGCATCCTCCCTTGACCTGGGCTATCTCGGCTTGGGCACCGCCACCGTCCACCGCAACCTGGCTCCTGCGCCCCTGATAGAGCAGGCGCTCCGCCGCGAAGAAGGCATGCTTTCCGACACCGGCGCCCTGGTGGTTGCGACCGGAGCCCGCACGGGCCGCTCGCCCCACGACCGCTTCATTGTCGACTCCCCCGCCGTGCACGACTCGGTGGCCTGGGGGCCGGTCAATTGTCCGATGACGCAGGCCGTCTTCGACGCGCTGTGGGACAAGGCCCTGCGCTACCTGGACGGCCGCGAGCTGTTCGTGTTCGACGGGCTGGCCGGCGCCGACCGCGCCCACGCCAAGCGCATCCGCGTGGTCAACGAATCCCCCGCGCAAAACCTGTTCATCCACCAGCTGCTCGTGCGGCCGACCGCCGCCGAGCTGGAAACGTTCGGCCAGGGCGACTACACGCTGCTCGCCGCGCCGTACCTTCTGCTCGACCCGGCCGTCGACGGCACGAACTCGGAAGCCGCCGTGGCCCTCGACTTCGCCTCACGGCGCATCCTGGTGGCCGGCACGCAGTAC from Xiamenia xianingshaonis encodes:
- a CDS encoding HAD family hydrolase; the protein is MKTPALSLRGVLFDLDGTLLDTHEAILVSMRHATREVLGAALPDDVLMRKVGQPLEAQMVDFTDDVEKQKELLDVYRAYNHRVHDELVQAFPGTREMLEALRGAGMRLGVVTSKRHWLASHGLELFGLDGFFSVLIGSDDFPEHKPAPGPVLHGCRQLGVGPESCLYVGDSPFDIQAGNGAGCPTAAALWGMFPRSVLARENPTFLCTTRSDVVSIADL
- a CDS encoding proline--tRNA ligase; this translates as MSTDILRMSELYAPTLKETPTDAEIASHQLLLRAGFIRKTASGIYTFLPLGYKVIKKIENIVREEMDAIGSQEILMPVLQPAELWHESGRWNDYGPELMRLCDRHDHDVCLGPTHEELIVALVRNELRSYKQLPLTLYQIQVKFRDEIRPRFGLLRSREFIMKDAYSYHTSQESLQQTYDDMMEAYGRICDRTGLDYRPVQADGGQIGGSVTCEFMALADAGEAELVYCSCGYAANTEAGECIAFPTVYDVPAMEKIATPGVHTIAELAEFLGIPETSTVKALSGKNDEGKLVVLFVPGDHEVNELKAARVAGGFSLLTDEDMEAYGLHKGSMGPVGLPEGAYVIADRSLQAVPKWVVGANEDGFHLVGAQPGVDFTVDEWADLSTVKPGDSCPECGLPLESARGIEVSQVFQLGDKYSRAMNATYMAEDGSEQPYIMGCYGVGISRTMAAIVEQHNDEHGISWPASVAPAHVCIVPLTVGDEDVQPVAEKLARDLAELGVEVVIDDRKERPGVKFADADLIGWPIQVVVGKRGLAEGNVEVKRRSTGERRDVSLTTLEEMVSFSKRNGADIPKVIASLRGMVEG
- the ispG gene encoding flavodoxin-dependent (E)-4-hydroxy-3-methylbut-2-enyl-diphosphate synthase, which translates into the protein MKSAKAPAPAQPREASARPGRPSERTRPVRVGGVTVGGGAPVAVQSMLNAPADDVAENLAQIDRLAEAGCEIVRMAIPRRDCLDAFEAVCAASPLPVVADIHFDPLIAIEAARRGAAKLRINPGNIGGLDAAVPVLEAARQAGIPIRIGVNAGSLDAGLAARDDLTLPEKLAQSAVDYVRFCEGQGFADLVVSAKAHDVMTTVRTYRLLAAQLPHVPLHIGVTEAGTAFQGVIKSAAGLGILLEEGIGDTLRISLTDDPVQEIRACWTLLSALDLRRRNPELISCPTCGRCQVNLIELARQVEERISTLNKPLKVAVMGCVVNGPGEARDADIGVACGNGSGIVFSQGKTVRKVSEEAIVDALMEEIGTL